A genomic stretch from Planctomycetaceae bacterium includes:
- a CDS encoding sialate O-acetylesterase, translated as MFHYTITVAAAAVLLAGGCHRSMSVSKNDIASTPAVTLARIFGDHMVLQRDLPVRVWGRAAPGETVSVAFAGQSRSAAASSDGRWSVTLDAMPACRQGRDLAVTSAAGRRVVRDVLVGEVWIAAGQSNVVMPLKGLGGSEAVLAAADAMAIRACYVNVDFAAGPRDDLANPDYWDVCTRDRIGDYSGVGMFYAARLAAELDVPVGIVIAAMGGSRIEGWTPREALAAAEPGKTFLINDRDRADIPPPQRTFFGIDGDQHLPSRLYNAMIAPLTPMALRGVLWYQGESNAHAPATDAALGRRPDASDYAAMLAGMITAWRSAFSRDDLAFVLVQLPRYDDPMWPLVREGQRVCAEQPHVAMAVTIDTGLPNDGHPLDKEPVAARAALAALGKVYRRDVQYQGPAPRSMRVEGAKAVLEFDHAGAGLVVKGNRLEGFEVAGADGKFVPAQAVAAGSTVTLSSQTLAKIESVRYAWAGVPRCSLYNSANLPAGPFRTAKG; from the coding sequence ATGTTCCACTACACTATCACGGTAGCCGCCGCTGCCGTTCTGCTGGCGGGCGGCTGTCACAGGAGCATGAGCGTGTCGAAAAACGATATCGCATCAACGCCCGCGGTGACGCTGGCACGGATCTTCGGCGACCACATGGTGCTGCAGCGCGATCTGCCGGTGCGGGTCTGGGGCCGCGCGGCGCCCGGCGAGACGGTCAGCGTGGCCTTTGCCGGCCAGAGCAGGTCAGCCGCCGCGTCGTCCGACGGCAGATGGTCGGTCACGCTCGACGCCATGCCCGCCTGCAGGCAGGGTCGGGACCTGGCCGTCACCTCGGCGGCAGGGCGGCGGGTTGTGCGCGACGTGCTGGTCGGCGAGGTCTGGATCGCCGCCGGCCAGTCCAACGTCGTCATGCCGCTCAAGGGCCTGGGCGGTTCCGAGGCGGTGCTAGCGGCCGCCGACGCCATGGCCATCCGCGCCTGCTACGTGAACGTCGATTTTGCCGCGGGGCCCCGCGACGATCTGGCCAATCCGGACTACTGGGACGTCTGCACGCGCGATCGCATCGGGGACTATTCAGGCGTCGGCATGTTCTACGCCGCCCGCCTGGCGGCGGAGCTGGACGTTCCGGTCGGCATCGTCATCGCCGCTATGGGCGGCAGCCGCATCGAGGGCTGGACCCCGCGCGAGGCGCTGGCGGCCGCCGAACCGGGCAAGACCTTCCTGATCAACGATCGCGACCGCGCGGACATTCCACCGCCCCAGCGGACGTTCTTCGGCATCGACGGCGACCAGCACCTGCCCAGCCGCCTGTACAACGCCATGATCGCCCCGCTGACGCCGATGGCGCTGCGCGGCGTGCTGTGGTACCAGGGCGAAAGCAATGCCCACGCGCCGGCCACCGACGCCGCCCTGGGCCGCCGGCCCGACGCGAGCGATTACGCCGCCATGCTGGCCGGAATGATTACCGCCTGGCGCAGCGCCTTCAGCCGCGACGACCTGGCCTTCGTGCTGGTGCAACTGCCCCGGTACGACGACCCCATGTGGCCGCTCGTGCGCGAGGGGCAGCGGGTTTGCGCCGAGCAACCCCACGTCGCGATGGCCGTGACCATCGACACCGGACTGCCAAACGACGGTCACCCGCTTGACAAAGAGCCCGTCGCCGCGCGGGCGGCGTTGGCGGCGCTGGGCAAGGTCTACCGCCGCGACGTGCAGTACCAAGGCCCGGCGCCGCGATCGATGCGAGTCGAGGGGGCCAAGGCGGTTCTTGAGTTCGACCATGCGGGAGCGGGCCTGGTGGTCAAAGGCAACAGGCTCGAAGGCTTCGAGGTGGCCGGCGCCGATGGCAAGTTCGTCCCCGCCCAGGCCGTCGCCGCCGGCAGCACGGTGACGCTCTCCAGCCAGACCCTTGCGAAGATTGAATCGGTCCGCTACGCCTGGGCGGGCGTGCCCAGGTGTTCGCTATACAACTCCGCCAACCTGCCCGCCGGTCCGTTCCGCACAGCGAAAGGCTAG